acagagtccgatgacatgagacaggaccgcgcagtcaatcggggtcagtgtcattccacggaatgaaagtgtttccacagatcccagtgtttcctgagccagtccacgattctgagactcaaacaggtagtgcaatgtgttcaggaggctccttttaccagcttcactccctGTGTTTCCAATCtgacgtttaacctcctccttcacccagtcaatcacccggcaggttgtttcatgaggaaatggacccagaaactccaccaggccccgagctgtcattggagaggagagaccagcaacaaaacggagaaatacctcaaatcgcccatctacCGTGATGTGGGCTttagtgaggaatttcaggatatccccgggatgtggattcaggaattgtgcgactgcagctacaaactcttggatggtgaggtgtgggaatgtgtacaccacgctctgggcagaatcctctctctccaaaagctccatcaggaacccggacaggaactgggaaggctgcagactgTAGTTGaccaaatctccatctgtaaacacaatcttcctctcggacactcctctgaaggccatctgaccaaccctgagtaacacatcacggggtctctcaatctcacggccgtggtttttcaggatgttgtaaatatagtaggagtacagttgggtgatggtcttgggaactcgctgtgggtccctgactctttgtgtgaagaaggggcccagtgtcagagcgaggatccagcagtaggaggggttgtagctcatggtgtacaggatctcgttctccttcacataattgaaaacagcttccgccaccgtctgatcttcaaaatgtctgataaaatattccttccgttcctcaccaacaaatcccaggatttcagcccggaCACTGATAttcgccttttccaataaatgtaacgcagtggggcgggtggtcaccagcactgaacaccctgggagcagcttgccctggattaaactgtacacaatgtccgacacttcacacttccactcgggatctgggcacttGTGCTTGAGATCTGCATCTCTCCGACTGTCCGCAAAATCGATTTTGTGTTTGAATTCATctaaaccatcgaatataaacagtaatccctctgggttcttccagacttctctcaggatattcccaaagtaaggatactgatccagaatcagttccttcaggtttattcGACAGTCAATACTGTTTAAAtctcggaatttgaaactgaagacaaactggaactgttggtatattttccccatggcccagtcataaacaatcttttgtaccatcgttgttttcccgatccccgggactccggccactgctgctgaactcccagatttggatttactccgggaaaagctgctctggaataaCTGATCAGTACGGATTTTTTCCAGCTGTCTGCGGAGTTGTTCCTCTCTATAATCCtcatggtctctgcctcttgccagcagctcatgttccaccagtgtccgatctcgaacagtagaaatgaccgtgagctcagcgtatcgatcagccagctggaaaaccttcaccttctccgtcatcaggatcgtgttcactctcagtgtttcagttcgtgtccgcagagtctccttgtgtttctgttgaacatcttccatgggaacagagaacatattCAAAACGTTAAATGGCTTATCTGACAAAGAACTTTATAACGGTATTTCAGcattcagtgtttgagattacatgaatAAATTCAATGCTTCCTTGGATATTAGAACAGAAAGTAAAATTCTGTTTGCAGGCACAGAATTGACAGCAGTGGATGTCCCTGAAATTGTCCAATCCTCATGTTCTGGTTCTAGTTATTTGTGAAGGTGAACATTCCcctgattgcactttctgaggatgcttaaacaagcatcactccccactaccatcttaactacattctacagaggcgtggttgagagtgtgctgaccttttgcatcacaacctggtactccagctgcagtgctgccgacataAAAGCCTTGCagggggtggttaggggagcagagaaggttattggggtctccctaccttcttccaagacctctttcaacgtcgatgcctccagaagacacggtacatcattaacaacccctcacaccctctccatgaactgtttgttcttctgccatcaggtaaacgttacaggagcttcaaaactaaaaccacaaggctactaaacagcttcctcccacaggcagtcagactgctaaatagctgctctatctgactctgctttggacacttttaacttgcaccggacacttataacttgatttaaagcaacatgtggctgttgtgttttattttttattgttgtgtttattatttagtgttgcgtttgttatattatgattgcactgctcctgggaaccgCTGTCTCATTctaccctgcagagctgatgtacggttggaacgacaataaagtttttgaatcttgaatatccTATTGCAATCCTGACTGCACCTCCCATTACAACAACATTTCACTATATTTAAAGCATTGTTTGACTCATTAACAGACGATGTTAATGTTGATCTGGTGTGGAACTATGGAGAACAGGACACTGTGCATTTTGGCAAGGCTGCACACTGGGGAGTCACAGGTGTCCACTGCTCTTGCatcaaaacaggagcagaatACGCGGGAAATACTCAAGTCGGGCAGCGTCTGGGGGAGAATCACAGTGAAGTTGTGGATCGATAACCCATCGGAATGACAGAGATGAAAATGGGTAGTTTTCAATCGCAGTGATGGAGGATTGGTGGAAAGATGGAATCTCTGTTAATGGAAGAAGCCACAAGGGTCTGTCTCAGTGATGTACATCGTGTCcgtgggagagggtggtgaagtgttggcaactgctactcatcagtcttgctgtgggggtgtggggcGCTGTCTTAGGAGGCCTCCGTCTGTCAGAGTCGACCATGTATGTCCTGCCCCTGCAAGCCGGGACACTCCgatatggagaggaagcttctgctgatgtagcaagctccctctctccatgcatctgatgtacACAAAGGAACGACATAGACtgacacagcttggcaccagaggtGTCGCAGGAGATGCCAGTCTGCGTTGAACACCATTTAACACTGACtcaaggactccagctccaggctTTCCCACTGCGTTTACTCCCAAACTCTTCCCCATGAGGGGTTACAGTTACAAGGCAGtggagttttgagatcagagttttcttgttCCTGGGTGACCTGCCAATCACAGCCgccaagccccatctgcccaaagtgactggttgtaaggcaccagtaacccacctctgcctcttctcctgtcagaagaAACGCTTCCACCGGGATTAGTGGCTAAAccgcacgtgaaggccaggagctggacagaGGCTACtcgccactgggagcatttaataggttgtGGCAGCTCATCCGCActgtcacccccctccccccccggtTATAACAATCTTAAGCAACCGAGGGGCGATGTATTATTGACAATGAatcggtaaattggtttattattgtgacatgcaCCACTGTAAAATGGAAAACTTTTCTGCATGCGATCCAAATAGATCATTACATCACATCGGTGCAATGAGGTTGTACAAGGCAAAATGGAACAGAATAGTTCAGGGAAACAGTGTTTCAGTTgccgagaaaatgcagtgcaggcagacgatAAGGTAGAaggccaaaggatcattgggaggtCAGCGTTGAGTTTTTTTGGGGCTATGTTCCTAAACTGTAGAATTCAACAGCttaaactacagtactgtgcagaagtctgaggtgtatattaggactGACACATTCTGTCTTTTGTTTTctagtttgcactttatcccgttGTGATGCGGTTTGAACGGCATCGTCTGGATGAAAGGTGCTTTATAAAtaagtcattattattattattattattattattattattattattattattattattattattattattattattatcatcatcatcatcatcttagcTTAAACTGGTAAAacttgaggtacaggcatagccaagcacactcatgtcTCAATTGATAGGAGATTTCAGACTATTCTCGTGGTGTATAGTGTTATGGCTTTTCGAAGATTTACACGAGTATCGCCGTGTGGGCCTAATTTATTAACACTATTCTGTAAAGCCTTTAGGATGATACCAGTTATCGATATTACGATTGGGATAAATAATACCCTGTTCGTGTTCCAGTCTTTCATTTTGCCCTTTCAATTCAATATATTTCtggtatatttttttttactaattcatttctgtaagttatgtgtgtttggaatggctatatatatttaaaaggttgcttttgcttgtttatcctgtaaaatTACATCCGAACACAGATCATGTATtatcctatctgaaataatgatcGGACGCAGTATGATATGAAGGACTCTAACTCCAAAAGTGGAAGAGGCTTGTATATTTAGTAAATTATGGGGTTTTTCATCAGTTGTAGTTTAAGCAATgtttttgtgaatgttgttcgCCATTTTATTTTGCTTGTGCAAGTGATGAGATTCAGTTGAACTGCAGGATCTTTTAAAGTCGGATTGTTTGTAGTTTCTCTTATAATTTTCAGCATATACGGTCTTGGACCTATTGGTCGTTTATTCTGTATTATTGATAACTACGTGTGTCAACAACCTTGTCCTGTATTGCTACAATGATCCCTTCTatttctgggaagaagtctccaacTGTGAGACAGGAGCTCGAcacttccttgtcgacatctatgtcaatagagctaattgtggatttcagaaaaggcAAGATGAGGGAGCacgacacaccagtcctcacagagggatctgatatggaaagagtgagcaattccaaattcctggctgtcaatatctccgactatctaacctggacccaatatatcgatgcagctacagagaaggcacaacagtggcaatatttcatcaggagttctcAACATCACTTGAAGATTTCTACAGGGGTAACTTGCAGAGCATTGTAactgtctgcatcaccgtctggttcacGATGAACGGAGTAAggtgcacactcaacgattcaggagcaaCTTCTCCTCTACCATGCAGcttccgaatggacattgaacccatcgaTACTGCCTCACTAAtctctttttaaatttctatttctgcactacttatttagtttaatatttcatataatcacacagacatgcacagctATATATGTTCAACTTCCAGGCCCTGAAGCCACTTCGCTGCTCAGCCAGATCCACCGTCTGACAGGCCACATGTCTCGCATGGATAACTCCAGGTTACCGAAAGCAGTACACTACGGAGAACTCTCTCAGGGCAAGAGAGATCGTGGTGCCCCGCGCAGGAGGTACAAGGGCCAAATTAAGCAGAGGCTCTCTCAGGCAAATATGGAGGTCAACGAGTGGCAGCCGCTGATCCACGGAAAAGCCAAGAATTTTGAGGAACCCCGAAGAGCGAGTGCTGAAAAGAAGAGGGGATACAAGAAGATTCCAACTACCCAAGCGCCTGCATCCCagctgtccctctgtccctctggcCCAACTGCTCCCGAGTCCACAGATTCGGAATTGGCCCCTACCGGCATCAACAATCGTGTCGTCATCCAGTACCACCAACccccactcacagacacacacacacacacacacacacacacacacacacacacacacacacacacacacacacacacacacacacacacacacacgcacacacac
The window above is part of the Hypanus sabinus isolate sHypSab1 unplaced genomic scaffold, sHypSab1.hap1 scaffold_2197, whole genome shotgun sequence genome. Proteins encoded here:
- the LOC132387767 gene encoding NACHT, LRR and PYD domains-containing protein 3-like isoform X1 — protein: MDKEPEFIISDLLAQGEEYRLYQLTKFYRDRLKQAIEEKVERLGWMLTKEGHFSREENEKVTELTEKGNRAESSRLFLSLVNGKGSRARRAMWESFLMWRTELPKLDRILREIQELGPDPQEYFNIGQGLYELPTQLMDVQQKHKETLRTRTETLRVNTILMTEKVKVFQLADRYAELTVISTVRDRTLVEHELLARGRDHEDYREEQLRRQLEKIRTDQLFQSSFSRSKSKSGSSAAVAGVPGIGKTTMVQKIVYDWAMGKIYQQFQFVFSFKFRDLNSIDCRINLKELILDQYPYFGNILREVWKNPEGLLFIFDGLDEFKHKIDFADSRRDADLKHKCPDPEWKCEVSDIVYSLIQGKLLPGCSVLVTTRPTALHLLEKANISVRAEILGFVGEERKEYFIRHFEDQTVAEAVFNYVKENEILYTMSYNPSYCWILALTLGPFFTQRVRDPQRVPKTITQLYSYYIYNILKNHGREIERPRDVLLRVGQMAFRGVSERKIVFTDGDLVNYSLQPSQFLSGFLMELLEREDSAQSVVYTFPHLTIQEFVAAVAQFLNPHPGDILKFLTKAHITVDGRFEVFLRFVAGLSSPMTARGLVEFLGPFPHETTCRVIDWVKEEVKRQIGNTGSEAGKRSLLNTLHYLFESQNRGLAQETLGSVETLSFRGMTLTPIDCAVLSHVIGLCDTIKHLDLGNCHIQCEGIQRLGSGLHKCQALR
- the LOC132387767 gene encoding NACHT, LRR and PYD domains-containing protein 3-like isoform X2, with amino-acid sequence MWESFLMWRTELPKLDRILREIQELGPDPQEYFNIGQGLYELPTQLMDVQQKHKETLRTRTETLRVNTILMTEKVKVFQLADRYAELTVISTVRDRTLVEHELLARGRDHEDYREEQLRRQLEKIRTDQLFQSSFSRSKSKSGSSAAVAGVPGIGKTTMVQKIVYDWAMGKIYQQFQFVFSFKFRDLNSIDCRINLKELILDQYPYFGNILREVWKNPEGLLFIFDGLDEFKHKIDFADSRRDADLKHKCPDPEWKCEVSDIVYSLIQGKLLPGCSVLVTTRPTALHLLEKANISVRAEILGFVGEERKEYFIRHFEDQTVAEAVFNYVKENEILYTMSYNPSYCWILALTLGPFFTQRVRDPQRVPKTITQLYSYYIYNILKNHGREIERPRDVLLRVGQMAFRGVSERKIVFTDGDLVNYSLQPSQFLSGFLMELLEREDSAQSVVYTFPHLTIQEFVAAVAQFLNPHPGDILKFLTKAHITVDGRFEVFLRFVAGLSSPMTARGLVEFLGPFPHETTCRVIDWVKEEVKRQIGNTGSEAGKRSLLNTLHYLFESQNRGLAQETLGSVETLSFRGMTLTPIDCAVLSHVIGLCDTIKHLDLGNCHIQCEGIQRLGSGLHKCQALR